The Brevibacterium atlanticum genome segment GCACATCCTTCGGCGTCTGCGTGACGAAGAAGATGCCCACCCCCTTCGACCGGATGAGCCGCACGGTCTGCGTGACGGACTGCAGGAACGCCTTCGACGCATCGGCGAAGAGCAGGTGGGCCTCGTCGAAGAAGAACACGAGGGACGGCTTGTCGGCATCGCCGACCTCGGGCAGGTCCTGGAACAGGTCGGCCAGCAGCCACATGAGGAAGGTGGAGAACAGAGCGGGGGACTGGCTGAGCTTCTGCAGCTCGAGGACGGAGATGATGCCGGCGCCGTTGTCATCGACCCGCAGCAGATCCGCGGTGTCGAACTCGGGCTCACCGAAGAAGACATCGCCGCCCTGCGCCTCGAGTTCCGAGATCTTGCGCAGGATGACACCGACGGTGGCCTTCGACGCTCCGCCGATGCCTTCGAGATCCTCCTTGCCCTCGGCCGAGGTGAGGAAGGTGAGCACCGCCTTGAGGTCCGAGAGGTCGAGCAGGGCCAGTCCGGCCTGATCAGCGTAGTGGAAGACCAGCGAGAGCACGGACTCCTGCGTGTCGTTGAGCTCGAGCACCTTGGACAGCAGGATCGGTCCGAAGGAGGTGACAGTGGCGCGCAGCGGCGTGCCGAGCCCCGAATCGCCGAGAGTGTAGAACTCCGTGGGATTGCCTCTCGGCGCCCAGTCCTGCCCGGCGGCGTCGAGGCGCTTGCGCAGCTTGTCCGACTCGACGCCGGCAGCGCCGACGCCCGACAGGTCGCCCTTGATGTCCGAGGCGAACACAGGCACACCTGCCTTCGACAGCTGCTCGGCGAGCACCTGGAGCGTCACGGTCT includes the following:
- a CDS encoding helicase HerA-like domain-containing protein — its product is MTAEALQTLKDGYAFDGETLELGVALDGEEPSKDTPISIPLAMLNRHGLVAGATGTGKTVTLQVLAEQLSKAGVPVFASDIKGDLSGVGAAGVESDKLRKRLDAAGQDWAPRGNPTEFYTLGDSGLGTPLRATVTSFGPILLSKVLELNDTQESVLSLVFHYADQAGLALLDLSDLKAVLTFLTSAEGKEDLEGIGGASKATVGVILRKISELEAQGGDVFFGEPEFDTADLLRVDDNGAGIISVLELQKLSQSPALFSTFLMWLLADLFQDLPEVGDADKPSLVFFFDEAHLLFADASKAFLQSVTQTVRLIRSKGVGIFFVTQTPKDVPDDVLAQLGSRIQHQLRAHTPNDAKALKATVQTFPKSDYDLEELLTSLGTGEAVVTVMDPDGAPTPVAPTRMRAPESKMGPMSEDEIRSAVAASPQHEKYGTVIDNESAREILAKRLEGGSEAHAEEQRSASADSAREPAGGSTSSDTIDFPEEKGAAEKKSGKKEDENMFSQVVKSSAFKQFTRTAAREIARGIFGTSRRRR